The genomic region aagtCAAGGACAAGGATAGACCCCAACAATATCCAACAATGTGCAGGTGGATAAAAACAGTTTGTTCACCTGTCTTATATTTTAATAGTGAAGTTGgcatatctttggatacttaaatctggtgactcaAGCTGTGAACGAGCACGATGGACCTTTCCACAAACACTGAAACAGGAAACATgagcaggaaaatgaaatctttcttgtaaaaaaatacacaggaatttttaaaaactgaaaataattttttaaagcactTGTAACTTTAAGAAACAGATTCCCTCTGTGGCTGATGCTAGGCAACCAGAGTGTTCCAGGCTGGATTTTTGTGagtaaaaagggaggggggcagggtccAGCCTATTTTGGCCTTTCAGGGAGGGTTCATTGGGGCCAGGCTtgactagggttaccagctcaaGGCTGGGGAATTCTTATGGTGgcgtttggggcagggagaggcctcAGCTGAATATaatgcaaagaaataaaaattaaaaatcatccAGGGAGCAGATctagtctggagttcagttgtaattttggagggtctccaggccccaactggagattggcaaccctgggcCTGTTACAACCCTCTGAGTGACTTGCTAtcacctgacttgcatgactgaACTACGGCTGGCAGCTTGCTACAGGGATCCAGATAAAGGTAGGCTGgctgctgggtgggaaggagatagggttgtcaactccgttgggaaattcctggagatttggggagtggaaccCTGATGAAGGGACCTTGAAATAGGTTTAATGCTacagaccaccccctccccccacaacctccaaagtagccatttccctcatgggccaacctccagatgagggcTGCTTGCCGGATATTAGATcagatcagttctggagaaaatggttactgaGGTTGCTTGCcacccaaggctccacccccaagcctCCAGGAGGCTCTAAGGAGAACTGACTTCCCTAGTCACCCATTGTGATTCCGCCTGCTGGCCACTGCGGGGAGTGGGGGAGGTGGAAGAGTGAtggaagggggggcaggaagaagagACAGGCATGGCTGAGGAAGAATGAGGGGAGGAGGAATATgagagaggcagggggagaggaggaagccaaCTTGGGGGGCTGGGAAAACCTCCACCCTGCAAGTTTCTTGCGGGTCCCCACTCCTGTCTAATGTCCATGGGCAAAGACTTGGACGCATTCAGCTAGGGtcgccagccctgggttgggaaatacctggagaccccGGGGGTGGAGCCGCCGGACCTCACTGGAGCACAATGCAATGGAGCTCCCTTCCCacgcagccatttcctccaggggatcctcaggtcccaccggGGGATTGGCATCCCTCCTGGTTCAGCAGAGCCGTGCTGCCCCCAGCGCCTCGCCCTCCCGGGACGCGCTGCCTCAGGACGACCCACAGGCGACTATGGCCGAGGGAGGGGCGACGTCCCTGCGCAGTCCGGGCGCCACCTGCCGGTGATCCGCCGCAGAGGAAGTGGGCAAGTTTCGCCCGGGACTCGTCGAGTGGCGCCAAATTCGGAGCTGGCGGTTGTTGTCGAGAGGATTCGTCCTCCCCCACGTGGGCTGGCTGCGCTGCAAACCCCGGGGAAGAGGTAGTCGCCGCCTTGGAAGTCGCCTGTCCTGGAGCTCCAGCCGCGCCGGCttccctcgcctcgcctcgcctcgcctcgcctcggtGCCTTTCGCGCTCCTCTCCCCTTACCCGGAAACGGCTGCCGGCGGCAGGGCAGCGCCTTAGGGGGCGTGGGGGTTGGGGTGCGCCGGGGGGAGAGCAACTGAGGGGGGCGCCCTTGGAGGGCCGGGGGGTGGCGGTGCCCCTTCCCGGCGGGGTCTCCCGGTCCTTCTGCGGCGCGCTTCCCGGGCTCTTGCTCCGGTTGGCATCGCGGCATGCTCGGCGCGGGATTGGGACGGGGCGAAGCGGTCAGTTGCCGCCGGCCGTGGGAAGCCGGGGTCAGCCGTCATCTCGGGCTCGTCCCGCTCTCTTGGGCAGATCCGGTTCGCAGGAGCTCTTAGAGCGATCCGTTTATGGGTCAGCCCGGTCTCGGAGGCGCGGGGTCACCTCGGGCCAGtcggagctctctcggcctctccCACTTcccagggggtctgttggggagagggagaggaatggggaggcgattgtaagccgctttgagacgccttcggacaatgaaaagtggggtataaaacctctCAGCCCGTCTTGCTTGGCATTTGCATTGCCCTCCTCCCCCGGCCTCCCAAACATGCATAACTGGACCTCCGTCCCAAGCAGTGACAGCAGATGGGGAGAAGGCACACCTGTAACTGGCTTGCATCAGTTCTGGGTAGCAATAGTTTCCCCAGTGCTTCCTCAGGCTCTCTTCTGCAACCCTGGAAGAAGCTACAGGTGAAGAAGAGCGGGtgtattctagggcaggggtagtcaacctgtggtcctccagatgttcatggactacaattcccatgagcccctgccagctgacaggggctcatgggaattgtagtccatgaacatctggaggacaacaggttgactacctctgttctagggCAATACCAAGGTATAGGATAGGACTTAAGTTGGTGGAGAGCACAATTGGTTGATGGGTCTATTATGGGGTATCTgagtacagaatcagcctttaGGCATGTAGATCCCAGCCTTTTCTGTCATGTTGATAGacaaaaataacaaataatattTATGCTTCGTTCAAATCCGAGTCTCCAATCACGACataggtggagaaggaggaggctggGTTTCTATTATTTTCTTACCTCCCGAGTATTCAggggtttttaatgttttcactTGTAAGGGTTTTTATCTTTTTGTGTTATAACTTGCTGCAGGATGATTTTTCAATAGTGGTGGGTAATCCatctaaataataattaaataaaataaataaaaatattgggAAGTTCCTAACTgagctatgctaaatatacatcttctccaatgcccccGTAGGATATTTTTCATATCTTTTTGAATGATGCACACTAcatatcttgcatattcccaAAAGCCCAACTCTTGAACTGCTGCACCACAGTTTGGTTATTGAGTTCATGCTTGTTCATGTACATTCCTATATATACTCCCCTTTCAGGGGGGCTGTACTGGCAAGCTGAGCAGATCTTGCTTCAGTATGGGTGAGGTAGTAATTTGCCATTGGGATTCGCATTTTTGTGCTGCAAAAACTCCAtgacattttgttttctttgcagtTGTGTAAAATGGCCGAAAGACCTATTTGGGAGCAGATCGGAACAAGTTTTATACAGTTGTATTATCAGCAGTTTGATACCAGTAGGGAACAACTAGGAGCCTTTTATGTAAGCATCAAATCATCTTTGTTTTAAACTGTTATTTCCATATTGCTGTAACAGATCAGTTGCTGACTTAAAGTAGGGGTTCCCAAGGTGGGCAGTATGCCCCTTCTGAgggtggtggaaggatccagggtggTGGTGAAGAAATTGGGGGCAGCAGTCTTCCTGCTGTGGCtccattttcctagcaagagatgttcctGACTCTGGgtggtagcaaccctggacttccttggtggtctccctgacCAGGGCCGACAtagcttagcttcctgaagaaaacaacagcttcagaagatgGTCTGGATGGGaacatattcctgctgagcttcttcccctcctcagattctgtccttcccaggctccatcccagacgtccaggaatttcttaactcagGCTTGGCAACCCTTATCCAactgtctccatctttgggagtcTGGAAAAGCCTTCTGCTGCTTGTTACTggtcatgggattttccattgcttgcttccccccaccccctctttccctgtGTCTTTCTCCCTGATGAGGACCCAGAGTGGTGTTTACAAATGACTTTCAAAATATGGccgctgcacaacaaccaaaaaagaaggcTGTCccgtgtgttttgaatttgcagtagaccaaacaccaggaaagaggtgtgtgtttgtatggatgtggggggggggcactagggatgtggcctgggagccaagggggcagcagccccaaAATTTTGGGAACCACTAACTTAAAGCTTCAAAAATTAGAATGTGTTTCAGGTTTGTTTGCTCTTCGTGTCTCATTAATCTTATTATTTTCCTTTGCCAGTTCAAATTCCTTTTTTAATTGTTGGTGATTGCTATTTAGAATTATTTGAAATTTCTGATTATTCAGGTATAAATAATGTGAGTTTTTATGATGCCCTGCCACCTTAGTTTCATgtctggttatttatttatttgctacttATATACCTTGCCTTTTTCTCCAGTGGGTATCTAAAGCTACttgtatcattctcctctcctccatcttattgatggcccagggcctggtcgAGGCCTTTTAGGATTGTTTGCCTATTGTGCAGacccaaatagaatgaccactagactggaaaaccttttatgatattattcaactgcagatgaacaaaatgacacaggggggttggtcCCGAAAAAGCCTGTTTacagaacaaaggattgcatgatactttataatattccattgaaggcagggaaagattatgcttttcaggtcaaaccaataacctggggtctccacccccttgtaCATCTcacaggaccacccattgccattgtgctaagtcaccgggaaaaggttacaaaagttctcttgttaatataaacaattgcatccggccttgagaatagaacatattagccttggtaacatttcaaaatacagtcaaaaacaagtttctgggccttctgttacgaaacagtctggtacaccaagcttctcttttccagaacaataattaagaaaatattattttacccCTACTCCATCATTATCcctacaacaaccctttgaggtaggttagtctgagagcgtgtggggtctcctagatcctggtTCAGCACACTATCCTGACTCTCAGCACTTGGCATATTTCCCTGCTGCTGGGATACAAGAAGTAATGAGAAGCTAAGTTGGGATCACATGGGAAGGATTCACTGTTAAGGTATCCTGCCTTGGCCAGGGATTATTCATTTGCATTTTACttcaatatttttaaagtatattattagcatttctctctcttttttttcaaaGACAGATGCTTCCTGCTTATCATGGGAAGGCCAGCAATTCCAGGGAAAAACAGCCATTATGGAAAAACTGATGGTATTTAACcgctctcaacttttttaccattgagaaacccctgaaacatttttcaggcttcgagaaaccccagaagtggtgcaatcttgtagaatatgattgggaagcatagttgtggatatgcccacccagaggccctcccttactggcctctccaggccacttattgaccatttggggaggggtaggtagattgacatgaccatatatggtcatatcacccgataaaaacttagcacattttttaaatttatttaaaattaattcactcctacccattgaggaaaccattccaggctggtcaagaaaccctagggttttatgaaaccctggttgagaaaccctgtctTAGAAATTGCTGTTATATTGTTTGTTTGAGACAATTACCTTGTTTTTTAATGCCAtatatcagaggtagtcaaactgtggccctccagatgtccatggactacaattctcatgagcccctgccatagaacacaggggctcatgggaattgtagtccatagacatctggagggccgcagtttgactacccctacctatatatatatttaccccGCCATTCCCCAGTGGGCTCAAAGTGGATTCCAACAAAGTGGATTCCAGTAATAAGcataatgtcattttaaaatctggtttCACGTTTAAAATGCAGTCTGTTCGATTATAAAAAAATCTCTGGCTGCTTCTCCTTGGCCTAAGCAATTCAGAGGGATTACTGACTGGGGCCAGGCGGAGTGCTTGGAGTAGTGCCTGCGGATTGATTTttggaggccagcatcttcttgaggttatttctggcctcaacaataggcctggtgggacagctctggcttgcaggccctacggaactaaTTACAAAAGAAATTACTCTGGGGAAGTGATCCGAGAACTCTTGGgctcattttttaatttaaaaaaggcaTATACCCCCTTTCTTCCTTAGtagtgacccaaagcagcttattacATCATTTACCCTCACCCTGTTAGGCAGGTTAGGTTGGGAGAGTGATGGGTCCAAGGTAGGGTAGTGTGCTCCGGCGTGCTTTGACTGCTTTGGAATGGCGCTGGCCACCTCCGGTTTGAATGGCCGCCAGACTGCACAAACCTAGTCCAAAGTCACTCAACGAGCATCTgtgacagagtggagattcagaCCCAGTCTGACCCTGTGGCCACTACACCTTATTCTCTCATTGTTGTGCGGTATGGCTGTAGTGTTGTCCACTGAAGAAGCACATTTAATAcaattttcttctttaaacagAGACTTCCTTTCCAAAAGATTCAGCACAATATAACCTCCCAGGATCATCAGCCGACTCCTGATAATTGTATCCTTAGCATGGTTGTCGGTCAGTTGAAGGTAAGAACTGACAATTGTATCTTTGGTCCATACGATGAGCACAAAGCTTTTCTGTCCTGGGAAAAACAAAATTACTCTTGGGGCACTTAAATGCTAGCAGGCATCAGCTTTTGTTCATCTTCCGTCTTCTGATCCAGCCACACACTGGGTCTATGCTTGCGCAGGCTGACTGCAGGCATTTTAGTTCTAGCTAGAAAGAAACCTCCAAAATGGGGCGCCCTGTCCCTTTAGAGCTGGTGCATTTGTGATTTTTCCGACCATTGGTGTCATGTACTCTGAAGATAGACCACCCGTTCCCTTCAGTTCCTTTTTCGCCTCTGCAACATTAGGAAGTTTCTTGTGTTTGCTCCATTATTTAGACACTTTGGACTGCGTCTACTGTGTTTATTCCTGCGTGGGTGTTTATTTCTTCTTCGTTGGTAAATCTCCTTGTACGAGCTTCTTCTCCTACAGCTAAAGTTGGAGATTTTACTTTTGGCTTGTGGTCCCTTGTTATGGCATCCAAGACTCTTTAAAAAGTGTTCCAAAGGCGGGACCACAATGCTGAACTTTGATGAGCACAGCGTCTGTCTTTTGTACTCGAGTGAAGCCCATGACACTGGCGCATGTGAAGTTGGCTGAAAATTCATGCCAAAGTCTGGCTCTGATAGAGCTTTGGGATAAGACCTTGTTGGCTGCTCTCTGGGATAAGACCTTGTTGGCCTCGGCCCCACCCAAACTGGCTTGGAGCTCAGCTTCTTCTGCCTTTAAGCTGGCATCCAGCTGACCCTCCACAGCAATACCATGTCCTCTTCCTACCTCAGCAGATGGACAGAACATTACCCCCAGATCTTCATGGGTTGGGGACAAAGTCCAGGGGACTTTATAGAGAACCAACCAGAGATGGTCCATCTTGCATCTCATTACCATGAACCAGATGAGTGTTTTCTGAGATCCCAATGCAGTTGCAAGTCAGCTTTGGAACCATAGCCTGACAATACCATAGGGACTCATGGTATCCATGAGTGATGATTTCAGGTTATACATAGGGAACAAATGCCGAGGATGGTGAAGGCATTAGATATTGATATGGCTACATCGGACAAAGGACCAAAATATACAATCTTTAGACTTTTGTATTCTGGTATGCTGGAAATTGTTACCTTCCCAGTGCTAGAGGAAATGTTAGAGCTTACAGTTCCATTATGGGCGAAACTACCATCAGTGCAATCTACACCGAGAAAGATTGAGAATCTGTTCAGACTGCAACAAGATTCGTACAATCCCTCCATGTTATTGCAGCACCCCATCCATCACACCCTGCTGGTTGTCATCGCTTTGACACTATAGGACAGAAGTTTTATTCATCATCCGCTTTAAACTTCTGCATCACTAACAACCAAACCATCATGGGGCGCTACCAATTATGCCTCAGGTAGAACCATTGTCAGTATCTGGATAAGTTGCCTGGCAAACAGAAATCCCTTGCTAAGCTGGTTCAGCCTGAAGCCATCATACTTTCTAAACGTGAAATTAATGCTGGCTGGCATTCTTCTGGCAGCGAGATCCATGGCCTCTGGGGTTGTATTGAGAAGGCCGAGGGGCACAGTTTTGCCTATATAAACACGGAGCAGAGTAGAAGACCTACTGTTCGAAGATTCTGCTCTCTCCTCCCATTTGATGAGTTTCTAACCAATATTAAGGACTGGCAGACTGCAAGGTCTCTGAACATCTTCTCTTCCGGGGCAGCTACCCAGTGGTGCTTCTCACAATGCCGACAtctccttctgtcagggccaacaACCGTTCCAACATCCTTTTCAGCAGCAATCCTATTTGTATGCTCAGTGACCATTTCAGTCACCACCTACTCCAAATTGAAAGGGGAAGCTGCACCCAAGGTTTCAACAACAGAATCCCCAGAGGGATCACAACATCTGTCATCATGCTTAATATCAGGCTTTGAAACCAAATGGTTAACTCTGCAGCctactagtaaaaaaaaaaaaaatctcagtggcCAAATTTCCAGCTGATCAATAGCTTCCACAAGAGGCCGAGTGATATATTGTTATTTGGTCAGCTGACTTTGTCCATCTGGACAGTCGTGTTGAAACTCGCCACGAGCTGGCATGccatttattataaatatataataaataactaataatACTTTTTCCCTCCTTTCACTGTAGGTGGATGATGATCCAGTGATGGGATTCCACCAGCTGTTTATTCTCAAGAACATTAATGACAAGTGGATTTGTTCCAATGACATATTTAGGCTTGCTCTTTACAACTTTCCTTAAAATACGTTCTCAAATGTGCCTTTACTAGTCATACATTTCTGATTAAACAACAGTTTAAAAGTTCTTTCAGCATCACTTTCTTTGGCTACATTATGAAAATAATGTCTATATTCTGTTGGAAACACAAGGTGATGTCACTggagtagtccccccccccccagcatagaaacccatttttctctcctgtgtgtTTGTGGCTCCAGCATATACAGTTTGGGGGTGATGCAT from Paroedura picta isolate Pp20150507F chromosome 9, Ppicta_v3.0, whole genome shotgun sequence harbors:
- the LOC143845026 gene encoding nuclear transport factor 2-like isoform X1, encoding MQWSSLPTQPFPPGDPQVPPGDWHPSWFSRAVLPPAPRPPGTRCLRTTHRRLWPREGRRPCAVRAPPAGDPPQRKWASFARDSSSGAKFGAGGCCREDSSSPTWAGCAANPGEELCKMAERPIWEQIGTSFIQLYYQQFDTSREQLGAFYTDASCLSWEGQQFQGKTAIMEKLMRLPFQKIQHNITSQDHQPTPDNCILSMVVGQLKVDDDPVMGFHQLFILKNINDKWICSNDIFRLALYNFP
- the LOC143845026 gene encoding nuclear transport factor 2-like isoform X2; translated protein: MLGAGLGRGEALCKMAERPIWEQIGTSFIQLYYQQFDTSREQLGAFYTDASCLSWEGQQFQGKTAIMEKLMRLPFQKIQHNITSQDHQPTPDNCILSMVVGQLKVDDDPVMGFHQLFILKNINDKWICSNDIFRLALYNFP
- the LOC143845026 gene encoding nuclear transport factor 2-like isoform X3; protein product: MAERPIWEQIGTSFIQLYYQQFDTSREQLGAFYTDASCLSWEGQQFQGKTAIMEKLMRLPFQKIQHNITSQDHQPTPDNCILSMVVGQLKVDDDPVMGFHQLFILKNINDKWICSNDIFRLALYNFP